One window from the genome of Leptospira broomii serovar Hurstbridge str. 5399 encodes:
- the waaF gene encoding lipopolysaccharide heptosyltransferase II, with product MTENILLIQTAFLGDLILTTPLFREVKRKYPRSKLTVIVNKGTESVLEANPWIDEIIPLDKKVIKSSMFGFWNFTLEIRKRKFTLCIVPHFSFRSSLIAWRSRAPRRIGYKTAGFSFLLTERKSRPIKGPHEVDKLLSLLYSEEELKSVSRRPELFWKEESVKGIQEILKKKNLEKGKYVLIAPSSVWETKRMPAEKFREVGKSLKDKTGLQIVLTGGKGDIPLCEEVGSGFAINLAGQTTLQEMSYLMSGAALLVTNDSSPIHFASAFDVPTLAVFGATVPDFGYTPLATRTFISEIQGLPCRPCGIHGGRVCPEGHFRCMLEQNPNRIVQEALRLIGR from the coding sequence ATGACGGAGAATATTCTTTTAATACAAACTGCTTTCTTAGGCGATCTGATTCTGACTACCCCTTTGTTTCGAGAAGTAAAGAGGAAGTATCCGAGATCGAAGTTAACGGTAATCGTAAACAAAGGAACGGAATCCGTTTTGGAAGCGAATCCTTGGATCGACGAGATCATTCCGTTGGACAAAAAAGTCATAAAATCTTCGATGTTCGGTTTTTGGAATTTCACTTTGGAAATTAGAAAACGTAAATTTACTCTATGCATTGTCCCTCATTTTTCGTTTCGATCCTCTCTTATTGCCTGGAGATCCAGAGCTCCCCGCAGAATCGGTTATAAAACCGCAGGCTTTTCCTTCTTATTAACGGAAAGAAAATCGCGTCCTATTAAAGGTCCTCACGAAGTGGATAAACTCCTATCTTTACTTTATTCCGAGGAAGAACTTAAATCCGTATCTCGCAGACCGGAACTCTTTTGGAAGGAAGAATCCGTAAAAGGAATTCAAGAAATTCTAAAAAAGAAAAATTTGGAAAAGGGTAAATACGTATTGATCGCACCATCTTCCGTTTGGGAAACTAAGCGTATGCCTGCGGAAAAATTTCGCGAAGTGGGGAAATCACTGAAGGACAAGACGGGCTTGCAGATCGTTCTTACCGGAGGAAAAGGAGATATTCCTTTATGCGAAGAAGTAGGAAGCGGGTTTGCGATCAATCTAGCTGGGCAAACGACTTTGCAGGAAATGTCTTATTTAATGAGCGGTGCGGCGCTACTCGTGACGAACGATTCTTCCCCGATTCATTTCGCCTCCGCATTTGACGTGCCTACTTTGGCCGTATTCGGTGCAACAGTGCCGGATTTCGGATATACTCCTTTGGCTACGAGAACGTTCATTTCGGAAATTCAAGGTTTACCATGTCGACCGTGCGGAATTCACGGAGGTAGAGTTTGCCCTGAAGGTCATTTCCGTTGCATGCTCGAACAGAATCCGAATCGAATTGTTCAGGAAGCTCTTCGTCTAATAGGAAGGTAA
- a CDS encoding thiolase family protein has product MPQAYLLDAQLSKFGKTDSDYQSLSYETANHLLKRNPEFRPEFLIFSAMAPEKYTGEIFLPAKIKEDLGLPSLYAIRTETASSSGASAVHLGRYLILSGRFRRGIIIATEVMSRLPREENNLLLGSVLSETQRKFAMSMAQGGAMTTTRYLHEYGYSRKDLFLLSKKLHDNGLENPIAHIKKKLTEEEYFASPIFSSPLCLYDISPLSDGSCAILLESDSDRIASDKSKISVIGTGHGLGHVNGTPGGLSFPSSVEAFGQAYKDADIKPSDVRVAELHDAFTPFELIGAEDASLFPKGKALKFVEKGTSDKRGKLPINPSGGLKTRGHPVGVSGLAQISELFSFMKEGNHPIGLALSIGGLGINNFATILKLEN; this is encoded by the coding sequence ATGCCCCAGGCCTATCTTCTGGATGCTCAGTTGAGCAAGTTTGGTAAGACGGATTCCGATTACCAATCGCTTTCCTATGAGACTGCGAATCACTTACTTAAGCGGAACCCGGAATTTCGACCGGAATTTCTAATCTTTTCCGCTATGGCCCCGGAGAAGTACACGGGAGAAATTTTTTTACCTGCAAAAATAAAAGAAGATCTTGGACTTCCTAGTCTTTACGCGATCAGGACGGAAACAGCCTCTTCCAGCGGAGCTTCGGCCGTTCATTTAGGTCGATACTTGATTCTTTCGGGCCGATTTCGTAGGGGGATCATCATTGCCACGGAGGTAATGAGTCGATTACCTCGAGAAGAAAACAATCTTTTACTTGGATCCGTTTTATCCGAAACGCAAAGAAAGTTTGCGATGTCCATGGCTCAAGGAGGCGCGATGACTACGACTCGCTATCTGCATGAATACGGATATTCCAGGAAGGACCTCTTTTTACTTTCAAAGAAACTGCATGATAACGGCCTGGAAAATCCGATCGCGCATATTAAAAAAAAATTAACTGAAGAGGAATATTTCGCGTCTCCGATTTTTTCCAGCCCACTTTGCCTATACGATATTTCTCCATTATCGGATGGGTCTTGCGCGATATTATTGGAATCCGATTCGGATCGAATCGCGTCGGACAAATCGAAAATTTCCGTTATAGGAACCGGGCATGGTCTCGGTCATGTAAACGGAACTCCGGGGGGCTTAAGTTTTCCATCTTCAGTGGAGGCGTTCGGTCAAGCTTACAAGGATGCCGACATAAAACCTTCCGATGTAAGGGTGGCGGAACTTCATGATGCGTTTACACCGTTTGAATTGATCGGAGCCGAGGATGCAAGTCTGTTTCCGAAAGGAAAGGCATTGAAGTTTGTGGAGAAAGGAACTAGCGATAAGAGAGGAAAGCTTCCGATCAATCCCTCAGGCGGATTAAAGACGAGAGGCCATCCGGTAGGAGTTTCCGGCTTAGCACAGATCTCCGAACTATTTTCTTTTATGAAAGAAGGAAACCATCCGATAGGATTGGCTCTTTCCATAGGCGGATTGGGTATAAATAATTTTGCGACAATCCTAAAGTTGGAGAATTAA
- a CDS encoding aminopeptidase P N-terminal domain-containing protein — protein sequence MDHSIFKKRIRTVQNTLKSGDVLLLFAASLRIRNRDVEYKFRQDSDYYYLTGIEEEDGILALRRDYSVHFALPKDKEREIWTGIRLGKKEIGLRLELDESYDLGDWDSKIGEILTNQYTLYHFFGKEKERDSRLLDLVSSLNQRLREGKFGPQRLEIPNFLHEMRMIKSPEEIDKLKESSRITAFGHERLMRETRPGMYEFELEAILESEYLKHGAWGGGYGHIVAAGKNATILHYTTNRARIGENEAILVDSGAEKDYYTADVTRVFPSGKKFTAEQKAVYELVLYAQKEAISNTLEGVEFNAVHESTIRTLTSGLKDMGFLKGDVSGLIEKGEFRRFYMHRTGHYLGMDVHDVGRYFENGKSKPMRNGLVVTVEPGLYFDPSDENIPDAFRGIGVRIEDDVLVNGKSPIVLTEMIPKEIDEIESLRT from the coding sequence ATGGATCATAGTATTTTCAAAAAACGAATCCGGACCGTTCAAAATACTTTAAAGTCCGGGGACGTCCTGCTTTTATTCGCAGCTTCCCTAAGGATTCGGAATCGGGACGTCGAATATAAATTTCGCCAAGACTCGGATTATTATTATCTTACTGGAATCGAGGAAGAGGACGGCATTCTCGCGTTGCGCCGAGATTATTCCGTGCACTTCGCTCTACCGAAAGACAAAGAGAGGGAAATCTGGACAGGAATTCGGCTGGGTAAGAAAGAGATCGGTTTAAGGTTGGAGCTTGACGAAAGTTATGATTTAGGAGATTGGGATTCTAAAATCGGAGAGATCTTAACCAATCAATATACTCTATATCATTTTTTTGGAAAGGAGAAGGAAAGGGATTCTCGATTACTCGATTTAGTGAGTTCGCTTAACCAAAGATTGCGGGAAGGAAAATTCGGTCCCCAAAGATTGGAGATTCCCAACTTTCTGCATGAGATGAGAATGATCAAATCCCCCGAAGAAATCGATAAATTAAAGGAATCTTCGAGGATCACCGCGTTCGGTCACGAAAGATTGATGCGTGAAACTAGGCCCGGAATGTACGAATTCGAACTCGAAGCGATTTTGGAATCCGAATACCTGAAACACGGGGCATGGGGAGGCGGATACGGCCATATCGTTGCTGCCGGTAAAAATGCCACGATCTTACATTATACTACGAACCGGGCAAGGATCGGCGAGAACGAGGCCATTCTGGTAGATAGCGGTGCGGAGAAAGATTATTACACTGCGGACGTTACTCGAGTCTTTCCTTCGGGAAAGAAATTCACAGCGGAACAGAAGGCAGTGTACGAGCTTGTGCTGTATGCTCAGAAAGAAGCGATTTCAAACACTTTGGAAGGAGTCGAGTTTAACGCAGTTCATGAGTCTACGATTCGGACGCTTACTTCCGGATTGAAAGACATGGGATTTTTGAAAGGGGATGTTTCCGGTCTGATCGAGAAGGGAGAATTTAGAAGATTCTACATGCATAGAACCGGGCACTATCTCGGCATGGACGTGCACGACGTAGGCCGGTATTTTGAAAATGGAAAGAGTAAACCTATGCGAAACGGTTTGGTCGTTACCGTAGAACCGGGATTGTACTTCGATCCTTCGGATGAAAATATTCCCGATGCATTTCGCGGCATCGGTGTCAGGATCGAAGATGACGTTTTGGTAAACGGTAAGAGTCCGATCGTCCTAACCGAGATGATTCCGAAAGAAATCGACGAAATCGAATCCTTACGAACTTAA
- a CDS encoding M20 metallopeptidase family protein, which produces MKSVSSLRAEELVTYRRFLHKHPELKYDEKGTSAYVAKHLTSLGYSFQDGIATTGIACLIDSGKPGKTLLVRADMDALPIFEENKVDYASVHKGVMHACGHDAHTSVLMGLASDLKEDLAAIVPKGRVLLVFQPAEEGGQGADRMIEEGILEKYDVSAAVALHVWNHIPVGKIGVVDGPMMAAVDEFSVTITGISGHGAMPQHTVDPILVGSQIVTALQSIVSRNTDPLDSCVVTVGAFHSGNAFNVIPETADLKGTIRTFTKEMFDKAPDLFRRTVENIAASFGATVTIQYDRTNAPTINHPYITSIVRRAADTVLGQGNITEEGAKTMGGEDFSAFLMRVPGCYFFVGSMNPSKGFIHPHHSSKFDFDESALPIGLSVLKEAVRIYLAEN; this is translated from the coding sequence ATGAAATCCGTATCCTCTCTGCGAGCCGAAGAACTCGTAACCTATCGTCGCTTCCTCCATAAACATCCCGAATTAAAATACGATGAAAAGGGTACTTCCGCTTATGTAGCTAAACATCTTACCTCTCTTGGGTATTCTTTCCAAGATGGAATCGCAACCACCGGAATTGCCTGCTTAATAGATTCCGGTAAGCCAGGTAAAACCCTCCTCGTCCGAGCGGACATGGATGCTCTACCGATTTTTGAGGAAAATAAGGTCGATTATGCGTCTGTCCACAAAGGGGTGATGCACGCTTGCGGTCACGACGCTCATACTTCCGTGCTGATGGGACTCGCTTCCGACCTGAAAGAAGATTTGGCCGCTATCGTTCCGAAAGGTAGAGTTCTACTGGTTTTCCAACCTGCGGAAGAAGGTGGACAAGGTGCAGATCGAATGATCGAAGAGGGAATCCTCGAGAAATATGATGTTTCCGCAGCTGTCGCACTTCATGTTTGGAATCACATTCCTGTCGGCAAGATTGGTGTGGTCGACGGCCCGATGATGGCAGCAGTCGATGAATTCTCCGTTACGATTACAGGAATCAGCGGCCACGGGGCAATGCCTCAGCACACGGTAGACCCGATTCTTGTCGGATCCCAGATCGTAACCGCTTTACAGAGTATCGTATCTAGAAATACGGATCCTCTCGATTCCTGCGTCGTAACTGTGGGGGCGTTTCACTCCGGCAATGCATTCAACGTAATCCCGGAAACGGCGGATTTGAAAGGAACGATCCGCACCTTTACGAAAGAAATGTTCGACAAAGCGCCCGATTTGTTCCGACGAACCGTGGAAAATATCGCAGCCTCTTTCGGCGCAACGGTAACTATACAGTATGATCGAACGAATGCTCCCACAATCAATCACCCGTATATTACATCTATCGTAAGACGGGCGGCTGATACCGTCTTAGGTCAGGGTAATATAACGGAAGAAGGCGCCAAAACCATGGGAGGAGAAGATTTCTCCGCATTTTTAATGCGAGTGCCCGGTTGCTATTTCTTCGTAGGCTCCATGAACCCAAGCAAAGGATTCATTCACCCCCATCATAGTTCCAAATTCGATTTCGATGAATCCGCGCTGCCAATCGGACTTTCCGTTTTGAAAGAAGCCGTTCGCATTTATCTAGCGGAAAACTAA